TCAATGGACTCCATTTCCTGCACCAGCGCCTTTTTCCTCGCCAGACGCCCGACGCCAAGTACAAACGAGATACTGGTGAGCAGCACCAGCCCCTCCGGAATCATACCGATAACGCCGGCGACCGTATTTACCACCGCGTCTCCCGTCGTGATGCCCTCCACGCTGCTCTGTGAGAGATACAGCAGGATGCCGACAGGAATCAGCAGGACGCCGTCTATCTTGATAATCTTTTTGATAGTCTCCTGCATCTCGGAGGAAGCGCGCTTTTTAACACGCGCTTTTTTCGCAAGCGACACCGCATAGTTATCTTCGCCGACATGGAAGACCTTGGCAACGCCGCTTCCTGCCACCAGATAGCTGCCCGACATCAGCGTATCTCCCGGCTTCTTTTTTACCGGTTTCGACTCGCCAGTCAGCATGGATTCGTTCACTTCTATGCCATCCGACTCCAGCACCGTACAGTCGGCGCAGATCTGGTTGCCGTTCTCCACCACGATAATGTCGTCCATCACGACATCCTCCACGGCGACCTTCTGCAGCTCCCCGTCCCGGATGACGTCCGTCTGCGTGACGGTCATCACCGATATCTTATCAATCAGCTTCTTTACGCGGAACTCCTGCACGATACCGATTGCCGTATTGATAAGAATGATGAACATAAAGGTCATGTTTTTAAACTGACCGGTACAGGCAACCAGAATCGCCAGGAACAGATTCAGAAAGTTAAAATATGTCAGCGTATGTTCCTTAACGATATCCTTCTTCGACTTCGAAGCACTGGTATCCGATTTATTGGAACGCCCAAGCGACACACGGTCCTCCACCTCCGCGACGGAGAGCCCGTGATAATTCCATTTATTCATATATAATCCTTATTCCCTCCCGTTCCAGCAATACGTGCAGAGCTTTGACGCATCCAGCCCGACTGATTTTATCATGTCGTCCAGACGATGATATCTGAGAGAGGAGAAATTCATTTCGCGGCCGATTTCCTCCACCATTTTGTGGTAGCGCTCGGAATCCGGGTCGGAATACTCCTGCAGGTGCTTTTCTGCCTCGTCGCCCTCAAACCGCTTCATCACCCGGCGGGTAATCAGATCCATTTCCGATGAGGAGCGGGAAAAATTCAGGAATTTGCATCCATAAATCAGCGGCGGACACGCCGGACGGATGTGCACCTCTTTTGCTCCGCTGTGATAGAGGAATTCCGTCGTCTCCCTGAGCTGTGTGCCGCGCACAATGGAATCGTCGATAAGAAGAAGGCGCTTCCCCTTTATCAGGTCGTGCACCGGAATCAGCTTCATCTTGGCGATCCGGTTTCTCTGGCTCTGCATGGTCGGCATAAATGACCGCGGCCAGGTGGGCGTGTACTTTATAAACGGTCTGGAGAACGGAATGCCCGATTTATTTGCATATCCAATCGCGTGAGGCGTTCCGGAATCCGGCACACCCGCTACCGTGTCCGTGCGCACATTATCGCGCTGCGCCAGCAGCTCCCCGCAGCGGTAACGCATCTGCTCCACGCTGATTCCCTCGTAGGATGAGGACGGATATCCGTAATATACCCAGAGAAAGGTACAGATTTTCATTTCTTTTCCCGGCTGCACAAGCGTCACCACCGCCTCCGGCGTCATAACCACAATCTCTCCCGGTCCCAGCTCGCGATAGTCGTCATAGCCGAGATTTAAGTAGGCAAAGCTCTCAAAGGAGGCGCACCAGGCGTCCTCTTTCTTTCCGATGACCACCGGCGTCCTGCCCAGCCTGTCCCTTGCAATGTAAATGCCCTTCGGCGTCAGCACCATCAGCGTCATGGAACCGTCGATTTTTTCCTGCGCGTACTGGATGCCCTCCACAATATTTTCCTTCTGGTTAATCAGCGTCGCTACCAGCTCCGTGGCATTGATTTCCCCGCTCGTCATTTCCATGAAATGCGTGTGCCTGGACAGGAGCTCTTTTGTCAGAGCTTCCATGTTATTAATCTTTCCCACCGTGGTAATCACGTAGGTGCCGTGATGCGAACGAATCAGCAGCGGCTGCGGCTCGTAATCGGAAATGCAGCCAATTCCCATATACCCCTTCATTTCATTTGCGTCTTTTTCGAACTTCGTGCGGAACGGAGAATTTTCTATATTATGAATTGCCCGGTCGAACCCATTTTTCCCGTAGACCGCCATACCGCCGCGTCTCGTTCCAAGATGGGAATGATAATCCACACCGAAAAACAAATCAAATACACAATCCTCTTTTGAAGCTACAGCAAAAAAACCGCCCATTTTATCTTCCTCCAGTTAATGTATGTTCAATATCTGTGCTCCTGCACTTGCAGTCATATATCACTATACCAATATCTGAGAAAATGTACAAGGAAAAAAATATTAAAAAAAGATGATATCTGCAATATCTTTCCAAATGTTACGATTCACAGCCTTCCGCCCGCATGCGCAGTCCGGAACAACCAAAATCATTTAAGAAAATAAAAAAATCCAGTATCTAACTGGATTTTTCAGAGCGCGAGACGGGACTCGAAACCGTGACGCATTTTAAAATAAATACCCATTTTATGCGGTTTTCAAGGAATTATGGGATAAATCTTCTTTAGTTTATTATCAGAATCCCCTTATTTGTTACGCAAATAATAGATTTCTGAGTGCTATGCAACACGAAATGCAACACGAAAAAATACCCCCTGGAAAACTTCTATACCTGCTTTCCAAGTTTGGTAAACGAAGCATCTGCTACTTGAATCTCCTGCCTTTCTCTTATATAATTTATTATTAGAGAAACATCGCAAATCCGTATATTTTCCGGTTTGTTTTATAATAGGAAAATATGTAGCCAGAACAGGTATCTCATCGCAACAGAAGGAGAAAAATTTATGAGAAAAGTTACAAAGCATCACAGAAGTTTACATATCGTCCTGGTATTACTGGCATTTTGTATCATATCAGTCTTCAGCTCCATGTTTCTGCAGGCAGATGTCCATGCAGCCAATACAAAAACCGGACTGAACCAGACGAAGCTGACATTGAATACCGGGAAAAAGTATACACTCAAACTCAGCGGTATCTCTGGAAAAGTTAAATGGACAACCTCTAAAAAAAGCGTTGCTACCGTTTCCTCGAAAGGCGTGGTAACAGCGAAGAAAAAAGGCACTGCTACTATCACCGCCAGGGCAGGAAGTAAAAAGTATACCTGCAGGGTAACGGTAAAGCAGCCGGTAAAATCCGTAAAGCTGAACAAAAAATCCTACACGCTGAAAAAAGCAGGCGCTGCAGTGACACTGAAGGCATCTGTATCCCCCTCCAGCGCAAACAACCGGTCCGTCACCTGGAAAAGCTCTAACACGAAAGTGGCAACGGTAAGCAGCAAAGGAAAGGTAAAAGCTGTTGGCAATGGAACTGCTACCATTACCGCAACTGCAAAGGATGGCTCAAAGAAAAAGGCTTCCTGCAAAATAACAGTAAAACTGCCTGTTGTGAAAGCAAAGAAAATTTCTCTGAACAGGTCCTCTGCCACCCTTACATCTGCTGGCAGTTCCCTGCAGCTTACTACATCATTTTCTCCTTCCGGTACAACCAACAGGAATGTTTCCTGGAAGAGCTCCAACACGAAAGTGGCTGCTGTGGACAGTAAAGGAAAAGTCACCGCCAGGGGTAACGGGACAGCAACCATTACCGCAGCCACAAAGGACGGCTCAAAAAAGACAGCTTCATGCAAAATAACAGTGAAGATTCCTGCGGTAGTAAAAGTATCTTCTGTCGCCCTGAACCGTACCTCTGCCACACTCACTGCCAGAGGGCAGACGCTGCAGCTTGCCGCTTCTGTTTCACCTTCCAGCGCAGCAAATAAAGCAGTTACATGGAAGAGTTCGAATACCGGAATTGCTTCCGTAGACAGCAGCGGAAAAGTGACTGCCGTTGCAAATGGTACAGCAACAGTTACCGCAACCGCGAAGGACGGCTCCGGGAAAGCAGCATCCTGCAAAATATCGGTAAGCATCAGCTCCGGTTCCCCGGCTCCTGCACCTGCTCCTTCAACACCTTCGACGCCATCCAATGTGAAAACAGCCTCCGGAACCGCATCCACCGGTGTCAGTATTTCCGGAAATGGAACAGGTTTCATGGCAGGTGAAACGCTGCAGCTTACGGCTTCTGTGACCCCTGCAGGTGCCACAGACAAGAGCATCACCTGGAGCTCCAGCAATACTTCTGTGGCAACCGTGGACAGCAACGGTAAAGTAACAATGCTTGCTGCCGGTGACTGCACAATCACTGCGTATGCCGTAAACTGGGGCGTCCCGGCGGAATACGTCTCCACAGTCGTGAAATATAACTGGTCCCTGGAACGCCAGGCACAGGAATTCCAGCCGCGCGCGGCATATAATATCACAGTCACACCTGCCCGCACACAGATAACCGGTATCTGGCTCACAGATAACGACTGTGACGGAGAAATTGCTGTTACACAGAAAATGATTCCAGTTGGCGGTACAAAAAAAGTGGCTCTCACGTTGAACAGTGCCTATACGAATCCGAAAAATGCGCAGCTCGTCTGGACGTCCAGCGACCCTGGCATTGCTACCGTGGACAGCAGCGGCACCGTCACCGGTATCGCTAAAGGCTATGCAACGATTACAGTAAAAACACAGTATCCGGCTGAAGACGGTACTTACCCGACAGCCTCCACGACCTACCGCGTGGGCGCATATACGTATGATGAGATTCTCAATAACCTGACAATCGACAGGGAGGCTTCCCTGACGGCGCACGAATATCTGAATCATATCCGCACAACACCGGCAGACCGGGCACTGGCTTCCTTCCGCGACCAGCCCGCTGTAGAGGCGCGCATATGGGATGAAGGGCTTATGCAATTAGCAACAGCAAGAGCTTCCAGAAATATTGTCTGCACGATGATTGGCGGCTGGACATCCGGCGAAAAATCCGACAGGAATTCTCTCGCAACACACGGTGGTATGCAAAACGGTTATGGCGGTTCATGGAGTACAAGCGGAACCATACTAGGCAGAAATGCAGCAAGGGGGCTTACCGAAGACCATGCACATATGGTAAACCAGTTGGATTCAAGAAGCTATGTAGCCATTGCATTTGTGCGCTACAGCAATCCTTCCGGTGTTAATCTGACATCCATGATTGTAGATATGTCTCCCTGCTCTTACGCAGAAGGAAAACAGAATCTTGCAAATGCAGGCGTCAGCTTCCTGGATGATATGGAAAAAAGCATTTTAGTACCAAAAGAGCAGTACCTCGACTTCTGCCGCCATTTTGGAATTACTGCAGGTTGATACAGTATCTGAAACTGCTGCTGGAAAAATTTTTAAGGGAATATTGCATTTCAGAATCGCATATGCTATAATGCCTATAGGCAAAAGACAATACCCAGTATAGGGAACAAGCAAAATCCCCGGAGGTGTACCAGACCTTCGGGGATTTCTATTCCCATTTTGAAGTGGTTGGGCTTATGACCACAGGCTAGTTACCGACTATTTGTCGCCGTCTAACCATTTGATGATGTAGTGGCAGGCTACACCAGCCGCAACAGCGACAATAAATGATAAGAATCCCTCCACATGATGCGACTGTCCTTCTCTCCATAAAACAAAAACAGAAAAAGCAGCGAACTGTTTTCCCGTAGAAAACTCAGCTCACTGCCCAATTATTTCTGTTTTTTAGTTACTGTGCTTACGCCAATACAGGCTCTCTTTTCTTGATGATGGCTTCGACTTCTGCAATGCTTTTCTCTGCAACATCAGCAATTTGTTCTAATGAATAACCCTTTCTGTACATACTTAAAATAAACTTTGCATTTGCCTCATCTGTTGCAAACTCTTTAATTCCCTGACTCAGATTACACATAACGCTCACATCCTTTCTCAATTCATCATCTACCGAAATCTGATATTCGTTTTCCATGATTCCCAGCTTTTCACTAACAGATAATTCCATTGATAAAATTGTGCTTAACAGACGATGCAGCTCATACTTTTCATCATGCTTAGGAAGCTCATTTGCTATGCCAATCATAACGATATTTAATAAGTCAAGACCGCCTTTCCACTGATAAGAGCCTAACATATCATCTTTTGCAAGATGAATATAAGCCATGCTGTTCTCATCCATGCCCATACAAACCCAAATGGAAAATACACGCTT
This is a stretch of genomic DNA from Marvinbryantia formatexigens DSM 14469. It encodes these proteins:
- a CDS encoding Ig-like domain-containing protein translates to MRKVTKHHRSLHIVLVLLAFCIISVFSSMFLQADVHAANTKTGLNQTKLTLNTGKKYTLKLSGISGKVKWTTSKKSVATVSSKGVVTAKKKGTATITARAGSKKYTCRVTVKQPVKSVKLNKKSYTLKKAGAAVTLKASVSPSSANNRSVTWKSSNTKVATVSSKGKVKAVGNGTATITATAKDGSKKKASCKITVKLPVVKAKKISLNRSSATLTSAGSSLQLTTSFSPSGTTNRNVSWKSSNTKVAAVDSKGKVTARGNGTATITAATKDGSKKTASCKITVKIPAVVKVSSVALNRTSATLTARGQTLQLAASVSPSSAANKAVTWKSSNTGIASVDSSGKVTAVANGTATVTATAKDGSGKAASCKISVSISSGSPAPAPAPSTPSTPSNVKTASGTASTGVSISGNGTGFMAGETLQLTASVTPAGATDKSITWSSSNTSVATVDSNGKVTMLAAGDCTITAYAVNWGVPAEYVSTVVKYNWSLERQAQEFQPRAAYNITVTPARTQITGIWLTDNDCDGEIAVTQKMIPVGGTKKVALTLNSAYTNPKNAQLVWTSSDPGIATVDSSGTVTGIAKGYATITVKTQYPAEDGTYPTASTTYRVGAYTYDEILNNLTIDREASLTAHEYLNHIRTTPADRALASFRDQPAVEARIWDEGLMQLATARASRNIVCTMIGGWTSGEKSDRNSLATHGGMQNGYGGSWSTSGTILGRNAARGLTEDHAHMVNQLDSRSYVAIAFVRYSNPSGVNLTSMIVDMSPCSYAEGKQNLANAGVSFLDDMEKSILVPKEQYLDFCRHFGITAG
- a CDS encoding amidophosphoribosyltransferase, which gives rise to MGGFFAVASKEDCVFDLFFGVDYHSHLGTRRGGMAVYGKNGFDRAIHNIENSPFRTKFEKDANEMKGYMGIGCISDYEPQPLLIRSHHGTYVITTVGKINNMEALTKELLSRHTHFMEMTSGEINATELVATLINQKENIVEGIQYAQEKIDGSMTLMVLTPKGIYIARDRLGRTPVVIGKKEDAWCASFESFAYLNLGYDDYRELGPGEIVVMTPEAVVTLVQPGKEMKICTFLWVYYGYPSSSYEGISVEQMRYRCGELLAQRDNVRTDTVAGVPDSGTPHAIGYANKSGIPFSRPFIKYTPTWPRSFMPTMQSQRNRIAKMKLIPVHDLIKGKRLLLIDDSIVRGTQLRETTEFLYHSGAKEVHIRPACPPLIYGCKFLNFSRSSSEMDLITRRVMKRFEGDEAEKHLQEYSDPDSERYHKMVEEIGREMNFSSLRYHRLDDMIKSVGLDASKLCTYCWNGRE